A DNA window from Arachis duranensis cultivar V14167 chromosome 3, aradu.V14167.gnm2.J7QH, whole genome shotgun sequence contains the following coding sequences:
- the LOC107480423 gene encoding stress enhanced protein 2, chloroplastic codes for MASATRVAHCALRPVRVSAVQPKEQPGPAQISIPKPKLTEAEGTNIVLQPRLCTLRSYGSDPIGVIKKDGIDGNNDVSPFFATLSEYIESTKKSQDFEIISGRLAMMVFAATVTMEMVTGNSVFRKMDVEGITEAGGVCLGAVTCAALFAWFSSARNRVGKIFTVSCNSFIDSVIDQIVDGLFYETEPRDWFDEL; via the exons atgGCATCCGCAACGCGTGTGGCGCACTGCGCACTCCGCCCGGTCCGAGTATCAGCGGTACAGCCCAAGGAACAACCCGGCCCGGCACAGATATCCATTCCCAAACCCAAACTGACCGAGGCTGAAGGCACCAACATCGTTTTGCAGCCGCGCTTGTGCACTCTCAGATCCTATGGTTCCGATCCAATCGGCGTCATAAAGAAGGACGGAATAGACGGCAATAATGACGTGTCCCCTTTCTTTGCCACCCTCTCGGAGTACATCGAAAGCACCAAGAAAAGCCAGGATTTCGAAATCATCTCCGGTCGCCTCGCCAtg ATGGTGTTTGCGGCAACGGTTACGATGGAGATGGTAACGGGGAACTCGGTGTTCAGGAAGATGGACGTTGAGGGAATAACGGAAGCCGGTGGGGTGTGTTTGGGTGCTGTGACGTGTGCGGCACTATTTGCATGGTTCTCAAGTGCACGCAACAGGGTGGGTAAAATCTTCACCGTTAGCTGCAACAGCTTCATCGATTCAGTTATTGACCAGATCGTTGACGGCTTGTTCTATGAAACTGAGCCTCGTGATTGGTTTGATGAATTGTGA